In the Clavelina lepadiformis chromosome 8, kaClaLepa1.1, whole genome shotgun sequence genome, one interval contains:
- the LOC143468499 gene encoding sodium/myo-inositol cotransporter-like isoform X1 has protein sequence MESTTSSSNFTRTVVKLDTWDIVTVVVYFVLVVAVGLFAMCRSNRGTVNGYFLAGRSMLWLPVGASLFVSNIGSEHFIGLAGSGAAIGIAVGAWEVNALVVLQLLGFFFVPIYITSGVVTMPEYLSKRFGGTRLRVFMAILSLLLYIFTEVSVNLYSGCLFIQQSLGWNLYVSIIGLILITALLTITGGLAAVIYTDTLQAVLMVAGAAALTALSFIQVGGYDAMKEKYMQAVPRIVRPPLDQDCGKPYNDSFVMLREPADPDVPWPGFVFGQTQASIWYWCTDQVIVQRVLAAKSLSHAQGATILAGFIKILPFFLMVLPGLISRILYTDEVACIDPDICYEVCQSSTGCTNIAFPRLVLGVMPTGARGLMMSVMIAALMSDLDSIFNSSSTIFTIDIWKRVIRPKANVREMMLVGRMWVLAMVCLSIAWVPVMLQLQGGQLFLSIQEISGYLSPPVAAVFITGMIWTRFNEQGAFWGMMAGFLVGIIRMIIVFALQGNAGNCYAPDTRPEWYHTLIGKVHFMYFALIIFGITIIVGVVVSLLTEAPSKSQISRVTWWTKHWKRPRSDNLESELTKADSKVNQNERQNDFSAAADTAQSSNLFKRGYEWFCGYQTKQDEESEEEKRQKLLKITSIKQNQTAKLFLQCLLVVILGAGVFILAFFSVPT, from the exons GCAATGTGTCGATCAAATCGTGGGACAGTGAATGGATATTTCCTCGCTGGACGATCAATGCTTTGGCTTCCG GTCGGCGCCTCTCTATTTGTGAGTAATATCGGGAGCGAGCACTTCATAGGGTTAGCTGGATCAGGAGCCGCGATTGGGATAGCTGTTGGGGCTTGGGAAGTAAAT GCTTTGGTTGTACTTCAATTGCTTGGATTCTTTTTCGTCCCTATTTACATCACAAGCGGC GTGGTGACGATGCCAGAGTATTTATCGAAACGTTTCGGCGGAACAAGATTGAGGGTGTTCATGGCGATACTCTCCCTGCTGCTCTACATTTTCACCGAAGTGTCG GTGAATCTGTACTCCGGGTGTCTTTTCATCCAGCAGTCGTTGGGATGGAATCTTTATGTATCGATCATAGGACTCATTTTAATTACAGCTCTTCTTACAATAACTGGTGGCCTGGCCGCTGTCATATATACTGACACCTTACAGGCAGTTCTTATGGTAGCAGGAGCGGCCGCGTTGACTGCTTTGA GTTTCATACAAGTTGGTGGTTACGATGCGATGAAAGAGAAGTACATGCAGGCTGTACCTAGAATCGTCAGACCACCCCTTGATCAAG ATTGTGGAAAACCTTACAACGATTCCTTTGTAATGTTGAGGGAACCAGCAGACCCAGACGTGCCTTGGCCGGGCTTCGTGTTCGGCCAAACGCAAGCTTCCATCTGGTACTGGTGCACCGACCAG GTAATCGTTCAAAGGGTTCTCGCAGCAAAAAGTTTGTCTCACGCTCAAGGAGCAACCATCTTGGCTGGCTTTATCAAAATTCTCCCTTTCTTCCTCATGGTCTTACCGGGGTTGATCAGCAGGATCCTATATACAG ACGAAGTGGCTTGCATTGACCCAGACATCTGCTATGAGGTGTGCCAGAGTTCCACTGGTTGCACAAACATCGCCTTTCCAAGGCTCGTTCTCGGAGTTATGCCAACAG GTGCAAGAGGCCTCATGATGTCGGTGATGATCGCGGCTTTGATGAGCGACTTGGACTCCATTTTCAACAG CTCGAGCACCATATTCACCATCGATATATGGAAGCGCGTGATTAGACCTAAAGCCAATGTGCGAGAAATGATGCTGGTGGGGCGTATGTGGGTCTTGGCGATGGTCTGCCTTAGTATAGCTTGG GTTCCTGTGATGTTGCAATTGCAGGGCGGCCAGCTCTTTCTTTCTATACAGGAGATCAGTGGATATCTCTCCCCGCCCGTCGCCGCTGTATTTATAACCGGCATGATCTGGACAAGATTTAATGAACAG GGTGCATTTTGGGGCATGATGGCTGGATTCTTGGTCGGTATCATCAGAATGATCATTGTGTTTGCTCTTCAAGGAAATGCCGGAAATTGCTACGCACCGGATACCAG GCCGGAGTGGTATCACACGCTGATAGGAAAAGTTCACTTCATGTATTTTGCTCTTATAATTTTCGGCATTACAATCATTGTCGGAGTTGTTGTAAGTCTGCTCACAGAAGCTCCATCGAAATCACAG ATCAGCCGCGTGACCTGGTGGACAAAACACTGGAAACGGCCGAGAAGCGACAACCTGGAAAGTGAACTGACGAAAGCCGACTCAAAAGTAAATCAAAACGAGAGACAAAACGACTTTTCTGCgg CAGCGGACACCGCGCAGTCCAGCAACTTATTCAAAAGAGGCTACGAGTGGTTTTGTGgttatcaaacaaaacaagatgAGGAATCTGAAGAAGAGAAACGACAAAAACTTCTCAAAATCACAAGCATCAAACAGAACCAAACGGCCAAGCTTTTTCTTCAGTGTCTCCTGGTTGTTATCCTCGGAGCTGGTGTCTTCATCTTGGCTTTCTTCTCTGTACCGACATAG
- the LOC143468499 gene encoding sodium/myo-inositol cotransporter-like isoform X2 has product MESTTSSSNFTRTVVKLDTWDIVTVVVYFVLVVAVGLFAMCRSNRGTVNGYFLAGRSMLWLPVGASLFVSNIGSEHFIGLAGSGAAIGIAVGAWEVNALVVLQLLGFFFVPIYITSGVVTMPEYLSKRFGGTRLRVFMAILSLLLYIFTEVSVNLYSGCLFIQQSLGWNLYVSIIGLILITALLTITGGLAAVIYTDTLQAVLMVAGAAALTALSFIQVGGYDAMKEKYMQAVPRIVRPPLDQDCGKPYNDSFVMLREPADPDVPWPGFVFGQTQASIWYWCTDQVIVQRVLAAKSLSHAQGATILAGFIKILPFFLMVLPGLISRILYTDEVACIDPDICYEVCQSSTGCTNIAFPRLVLGVMPTGARGLMMSVMIAALMSDLDSIFNSSSTIFTIDIWKRVIRPKANVREMMLVGRMWVLAMVCLSIAWVPVMLQLQGGQLFLSIQEISGYLSPPVAAVFITGMIWTRFNEQGAFWGMMAGFLVGIIRMIIVFALQGNAGNCYAPDTRPEWYHTLIGKVHFMYFALIIFGITIIVGVVVSLLTEAPSKSQISRVTWWTKHWKRPRSDNLESELTKADSKVNQNERQNDFSAADTAQSSNLFKRGYEWFCGYQTKQDEESEEEKRQKLLKITSIKQNQTAKLFLQCLLVVILGAGVFILAFFSVPT; this is encoded by the exons GCAATGTGTCGATCAAATCGTGGGACAGTGAATGGATATTTCCTCGCTGGACGATCAATGCTTTGGCTTCCG GTCGGCGCCTCTCTATTTGTGAGTAATATCGGGAGCGAGCACTTCATAGGGTTAGCTGGATCAGGAGCCGCGATTGGGATAGCTGTTGGGGCTTGGGAAGTAAAT GCTTTGGTTGTACTTCAATTGCTTGGATTCTTTTTCGTCCCTATTTACATCACAAGCGGC GTGGTGACGATGCCAGAGTATTTATCGAAACGTTTCGGCGGAACAAGATTGAGGGTGTTCATGGCGATACTCTCCCTGCTGCTCTACATTTTCACCGAAGTGTCG GTGAATCTGTACTCCGGGTGTCTTTTCATCCAGCAGTCGTTGGGATGGAATCTTTATGTATCGATCATAGGACTCATTTTAATTACAGCTCTTCTTACAATAACTGGTGGCCTGGCCGCTGTCATATATACTGACACCTTACAGGCAGTTCTTATGGTAGCAGGAGCGGCCGCGTTGACTGCTTTGA GTTTCATACAAGTTGGTGGTTACGATGCGATGAAAGAGAAGTACATGCAGGCTGTACCTAGAATCGTCAGACCACCCCTTGATCAAG ATTGTGGAAAACCTTACAACGATTCCTTTGTAATGTTGAGGGAACCAGCAGACCCAGACGTGCCTTGGCCGGGCTTCGTGTTCGGCCAAACGCAAGCTTCCATCTGGTACTGGTGCACCGACCAG GTAATCGTTCAAAGGGTTCTCGCAGCAAAAAGTTTGTCTCACGCTCAAGGAGCAACCATCTTGGCTGGCTTTATCAAAATTCTCCCTTTCTTCCTCATGGTCTTACCGGGGTTGATCAGCAGGATCCTATATACAG ACGAAGTGGCTTGCATTGACCCAGACATCTGCTATGAGGTGTGCCAGAGTTCCACTGGTTGCACAAACATCGCCTTTCCAAGGCTCGTTCTCGGAGTTATGCCAACAG GTGCAAGAGGCCTCATGATGTCGGTGATGATCGCGGCTTTGATGAGCGACTTGGACTCCATTTTCAACAG CTCGAGCACCATATTCACCATCGATATATGGAAGCGCGTGATTAGACCTAAAGCCAATGTGCGAGAAATGATGCTGGTGGGGCGTATGTGGGTCTTGGCGATGGTCTGCCTTAGTATAGCTTGG GTTCCTGTGATGTTGCAATTGCAGGGCGGCCAGCTCTTTCTTTCTATACAGGAGATCAGTGGATATCTCTCCCCGCCCGTCGCCGCTGTATTTATAACCGGCATGATCTGGACAAGATTTAATGAACAG GGTGCATTTTGGGGCATGATGGCTGGATTCTTGGTCGGTATCATCAGAATGATCATTGTGTTTGCTCTTCAAGGAAATGCCGGAAATTGCTACGCACCGGATACCAG GCCGGAGTGGTATCACACGCTGATAGGAAAAGTTCACTTCATGTATTTTGCTCTTATAATTTTCGGCATTACAATCATTGTCGGAGTTGTTGTAAGTCTGCTCACAGAAGCTCCATCGAAATCACAG ATCAGCCGCGTGACCTGGTGGACAAAACACTGGAAACGGCCGAGAAGCGACAACCTGGAAAGTGAACTGACGAAAGCCGACTCAAAAGTAAATCAAAACGAGAGACAAAACGACTTTTCTGCgg CGGACACCGCGCAGTCCAGCAACTTATTCAAAAGAGGCTACGAGTGGTTTTGTGgttatcaaacaaaacaagatgAGGAATCTGAAGAAGAGAAACGACAAAAACTTCTCAAAATCACAAGCATCAAACAGAACCAAACGGCCAAGCTTTTTCTTCAGTGTCTCCTGGTTGTTATCCTCGGAGCTGGTGTCTTCATCTTGGCTTTCTTCTCTGTACCGACATAG
- the LOC143468532 gene encoding solute carrier family 35 member G1-like: MPAMLKIVGIFLSFLGALMLSLGSLMAKLTQRTTASQINYLAYWFSFIIFLPVYNCQSRRGHKSGSSVSMKQSAFTAVFLLSHVVSSGCTFAAMQYIKAVGDVLALCGLYPMWTLLMSRIFLKEKVWIWELIIALLVIAGVVLIARPSFLFGGITEPENNDQAIGVVFCLVSSIFTALTIVTAKKLVKNDFLSTQMFLSGIVGIAALFIFLSPLPDQLFVPCLSDMGFVFSGGFFICFSRFFVLTAVRYEKPGTVMIAYSSQIVVSYLFDALILRYDLQPLSLLGGALVLSGIIVPIAIKLKNSRNLDIAN; the protein is encoded by the exons ATGCCCGCAATGCTGAAGATTGTAGGAATATTTCTCTCATTCCTGGGCGCTTTAATGCTGTCCCTTGGCTCGCTGATGGCCAAGTTGACGCAGAGAACAACGGCCAGTCAAATCAACTACCTTGCTTATTGGTTTTCTTTTATCATATTTCTGCCCGTTTATAACTGTCAATCAAGAAGAGGTCACAAAAGCGGAAGTTCCGTCTCCATGAAGCAAAGCGCTTTCACCGCCGTTTTCCTTCTGAGCCACGTGGTGTCCAGTGGCTGCACATTCGCGGCCATGCAGTATATAAAAGCTGTTGGTGACGTGTTGGCATTATGTGGGTTGTACCCGATGTGGACGCTTCTCATGTCTAGAATATTTCTGAAAG AGAAGGTTTGGATTTGGGAGCTTATCATTGCGTTGTTAGTTATTGCCGGAGTGGTTTTAATTGCTCGCCCTAGCTTTTTATTTGGGGGAATCACCGaacctgaaaacaatgatCAAGCCATCGGAGTCGTGTTTTGCCTCGTGTCATCAATATTCACAGCTCTTACAATTGTGACAGCAAAGAAATTGGTAAAAAATGACTTTCTATCAACGCAAATGTTTTTAAGCGGCATAGTTGGAATAGCCGCgcttttcatatttttgtcgCCTTTGCCAGACCAACTTTTTGTCCCTTGCCTCAGCGATATGGGCTTCGTGTTTTCTGGCGGgttttttatttgcttctCAAGGTTTTTTGTCTTAACAGCCGTAAGGTACGAAAAGCCGGGAACTGTCATGATTGCTTACAGCTCACAAATTGTTGTGTCTTACCTTTTCGATGCCTTGATATTACGCTACGATTTACAACCTTTGAGCTTGTTAGGTGGCGCGCTCGTATTATCTGGCATAATAGTTCCTATAGCTatcaagttaaaaaattcCAGAAATCTAGACATCGCGAATTGA